A genomic stretch from Acidobacteriota bacterium includes:
- a CDS encoding phosphoenolpyruvate carboxykinase (GTP): MESAAERWVADQERLAKPARVYWCDGSDGEAWRLLEIGMSEERLNGPVFQPLNQKTWPTAYLHRSASNDVARTEKVTFVCHPTREASGPNNNWMDVGKAKKLMTGLSDGCMAGRTMYVIPYMMGHPDSPYAKACLMVTDSSYVAISMRVMTRIGTEIFEKLRNREDFIKGFHSIGDLDPDRRYVMHFPEEGLVWSVGSGYGGNALLGKKCVSLRIGSYLGYKQGWLAEHMVIMGIEDLHGRKTYITAALPSACGKTNLAMMESALPGYRVWTLGDDIAWLNIGPDGRLWAINPEAGYFGVAPGTSMKTNPNMMKTIKRGAFNPTLFTNVALNTETNEPWWEGIDGPVPEHMLDWQGRPWTPALGTKAAHPNSRFTASLINSPMLDKEAANPRGVPISAIIFGGRRTQLIPLVTESFSWAHGVFMGARMGSETTAAATGQVGVVRRDPMAMLPFCGYNMADYWRHYLNMGNRMSRPPRIFSVNWFRVDDRGKFIWPGFGDNMRVLKWIIDRVNGKVPARETPAGLVPRTEDLDMNGLDIPKDRLDKLFEVRIKDWKSEVDGIRDFIKPYKGRLPAEIREQYEKLERQVR, encoded by the coding sequence ATGGAATCCGCCGCCGAACGCTGGGTCGCCGACCAGGAACGCCTGGCCAAGCCGGCCCGGGTCTACTGGTGCGACGGGTCGGACGGCGAGGCCTGGCGCCTGCTCGAGATCGGCATGAGCGAGGAGCGCCTCAACGGGCCGGTCTTCCAGCCGCTCAATCAGAAAACCTGGCCGACGGCCTACCTCCACCGGTCCGCCTCGAACGACGTCGCCCGGACCGAGAAGGTCACCTTCGTCTGCCATCCCACCAGGGAGGCCTCGGGACCCAACAACAATTGGATGGACGTCGGCAAGGCCAAGAAGCTCATGACCGGGCTCTCGGACGGCTGCATGGCCGGGCGGACGATGTACGTCATCCCGTACATGATGGGCCACCCCGACTCGCCCTACGCCAAGGCCTGCCTGATGGTCACCGACTCGTCCTACGTCGCGATCAGCATGCGGGTCATGACCCGGATAGGCACGGAGATCTTCGAGAAGCTCCGCAACCGCGAGGACTTCATCAAGGGCTTTCACTCGATCGGCGACCTCGATCCCGACCGCCGCTACGTCATGCACTTCCCGGAGGAGGGCCTGGTCTGGAGCGTCGGCTCGGGCTACGGCGGCAACGCCCTGCTCGGCAAGAAGTGCGTCTCGCTGCGCATCGGCTCCTACCTCGGCTACAAGCAGGGCTGGCTGGCCGAGCACATGGTCATCATGGGCATCGAGGACCTGCACGGCCGCAAGACCTACATCACCGCAGCCCTGCCGAGCGCCTGCGGCAAGACCAACCTGGCCATGATGGAATCGGCCCTGCCGGGCTACCGGGTCTGGACGCTCGGCGACGACATCGCCTGGCTCAACATCGGACCGGACGGCCGGCTGTGGGCCATCAACCCCGAGGCCGGTTACTTCGGCGTCGCGCCGGGGACGTCCATGAAGACGAACCCGAACATGATGAAGACGATCAAGCGCGGGGCCTTCAACCCGACGCTGTTCACCAACGTCGCCCTGAACACCGAAACGAACGAGCCCTGGTGGGAAGGGATCGACGGGCCCGTGCCGGAGCACATGCTCGATTGGCAGGGCCGGCCCTGGACTCCGGCGCTGGGCACCAAGGCCGCCCATCCGAACTCCCGGTTCACGGCCTCGCTCATCAACTCGCCCATGCTCGACAAGGAGGCCGCGAACCCCCGGGGTGTGCCCATCTCGGCCATCATCTTCGGCGGCCGCCGGACCCAGCTCATCCCCCTCGTCACCGAGAGCTTCAGCTGGGCCCACGGCGTGTTCATGGGCGCCCGGATGGGCTCGGAGACGACGGCCGCGGCCACGGGCCAGGTCGGCGTCGTCCGGCGGGATCCCATGGCCATGCTGCCCTTCTGCGGCTACAACATGGCCGACTACTGGCGCCACTACCTCAACATGGGCAACCGCATGTCGCGGCCGCCCCGCATCTTCTCCGTCAACTGGTTCCGGGTCGACGACCGGGGCAAGTTCATCTGGCCCGGCTTCGGCGACAACATGCGCGTCCTCAAATGGATCATCGACCGGGTGAACGGGAAGGTCCCGGCCAGGGAGACCCCGGCCGGCTTGGTGCCCCGGACCGAGGACCTGGACATGAACGGCCTCGATATCCCCAAGGACAGGCTCGATAAGCTGTTCGAGGTCCGGATCAAGGACTGGAAGTCCGAGGTCGACGGCATCCGGGACTTCATCAAGCCCTACAAGGGCCGCCTCCCCGCCGAGATCCGCGAGCAGTACGAGAAGCTCGAGCGCCAGGTCCGCTGA
- a CDS encoding L-lactate permease, with product MAWHQVYNPLGNVLLSTLVAALPIVLLLGGLAVLRLRAHVAALAGLASALLVAVLAFGMPLGLAARTAGLGAAYGLFPIGWIILNVIFLYDLTCERGHFKVMQESLTGITRDRRLQLLLIAFSFGAFFEGAAGFGTPVAVTAAILIGLGFAPLTASGLSLVANTAPVAFGALGTPIVALAGVTGLDLRQLSAMVGRQLPFFSVLIPFWLVWAYCGFRKMTEVWPALLTAGVSFAVPQFLISNLHGPWLAGVGAAVISMAALVLFLKRWRPKTILESEPGAGTADPPPAARRRTAGELLRAWLPWIILSLFVFLWGTPQFKALLDGLSAVRFPVPGLDRLVFRMPPVVPAEAAEPAVFAFNWLSFTGTGILSAALVSGLLMGFSPIRLVRAYGRTLKRVRFSLLTVAAMLALGYVTRYAGLDATLGLAFARTGVLYPFFGTMLGWLGVALTGSDTSSNVLFGSLQKISAQQLGLSPVLMASANSAGGVMGKMIDAQSIVVASTATGWYGHEGRILRFVFFHSLALAALMGLFVLLQAYVVPFTRMVVK from the coding sequence ATGGCCTGGCACCAGGTTTACAACCCCTTGGGCAACGTCCTGCTGTCGACGCTCGTCGCGGCCCTGCCCATCGTGCTGCTCCTCGGCGGGCTGGCCGTTCTGCGGCTGCGGGCCCATGTCGCCGCCCTGGCCGGCCTGGCCTCGGCGCTCCTCGTCGCTGTCCTCGCCTTCGGCATGCCCCTCGGCCTGGCCGCGCGGACGGCCGGGCTGGGGGCGGCCTACGGCCTCTTCCCCATCGGCTGGATCATCCTCAACGTCATCTTCCTCTACGACCTGACCTGCGAGAGGGGCCACTTCAAGGTCATGCAGGAGAGCCTGACCGGCATCACCCGCGACCGGAGGCTCCAGCTCCTGCTCATCGCCTTCTCCTTCGGCGCGTTCTTCGAAGGCGCGGCTGGCTTCGGGACGCCCGTGGCCGTCACCGCGGCCATCCTCATCGGGCTCGGCTTCGCGCCGCTCACGGCGTCGGGGCTGTCCCTCGTCGCCAACACGGCCCCCGTGGCCTTCGGCGCCCTGGGCACGCCCATCGTGGCGCTGGCCGGCGTCACCGGCCTCGACCTGCGGCAGCTCAGCGCCATGGTCGGGCGCCAGCTGCCGTTCTTTTCCGTGCTTATCCCGTTCTGGCTGGTCTGGGCCTATTGCGGATTCAGGAAGATGACGGAGGTCTGGCCGGCCCTGCTCACGGCCGGGGTTTCGTTCGCCGTGCCCCAGTTCCTCATCTCCAACCTCCACGGCCCGTGGCTGGCCGGGGTCGGCGCGGCCGTCATCTCCATGGCCGCGCTGGTCCTCTTCCTCAAGCGCTGGCGCCCCAAGACCATCCTCGAAAGCGAGCCGGGCGCCGGGACCGCTGACCCGCCGCCGGCCGCGCGGCGCCGTACCGCCGGCGAGCTCCTGCGGGCCTGGCTGCCGTGGATCATCCTGAGCCTGTTCGTCTTCCTCTGGGGCACACCCCAGTTCAAGGCCTTGCTCGACGGCCTGTCGGCCGTCCGCTTCCCGGTCCCCGGCCTGGACCGGCTCGTCTTCCGGATGCCGCCGGTCGTGCCGGCGGAAGCCGCCGAACCAGCCGTCTTCGCGTTCAACTGGCTTTCCTTCACGGGCACAGGCATCCTGTCCGCGGCCCTCGTTTCGGGGCTGTTGATGGGATTCTCGCCGATTAGGCTCGTCCGCGCCTACGGCCGGACGCTCAAGCGGGTGCGCTTCTCGCTGCTGACCGTGGCCGCGATGCTTGCTCTCGGCTACGTCACCCGCTACGCGGGGCTCGACGCGACTCTCGGGCTGGCCTTCGCCCGGACGGGCGTCCTCTATCCCTTCTTCGGGACCATGCTCGGCTGGCTGGGGGTCGCCCTGACCGGCTCGGACACGTCGTCCAACGTCCTGTTCGGCAGCCTCCAGAAGATCTCGGCCCAGCAGCTCGGCCTGAGCCCGGTCCTCATGGCCTCGGCCAACAGCGCCGGCGGCGTCATGGGCAAGATGATCGACGCCCAGTCCATCGTCGTCGCCTCGACGGCCACCGGCTGGTACGGCCATGAAGGCCGGATCCTCCGGTTCGTCTTCTTCCACAGCCTGGCCCTGGCCGCCCTCATGGGCCTCTTCGTCCTGCTCCAGGCCTACGTCGTTCCGTTCACACGGATGGTCGTGAAGTAA
- a CDS encoding HD domain-containing protein, with protein sequence MSPAIPPGLVARVRKEAGAFFRGARGSHDWDHTERVRTLCLRIGRKEKADLGVLELASLLHDIGREAEDRSRGRLCHARSGAALARSILERQGCDRAVIRAVAGCIRTHRFRRGGAPRTLEARILFDADKLDSIGAVGVGRAFLFAGEVGARLHDKDIDVARTKPYSREDTAYREYLVKLGRVRDRMTTREGRRLAAGRHRFMAAFFARLNKETDGTL encoded by the coding sequence ATGAGCCCCGCGATCCCTCCCGGCCTCGTCGCCCGCGTGCGGAAAGAGGCCGGGGCCTTCTTTCGCGGCGCCCGCGGCAGCCACGACTGGGACCACACCGAGCGCGTCCGCACGCTCTGCCTCAGGATCGGGCGGAAGGAGAAGGCCGATCTCGGCGTCCTCGAGCTGGCCTCGCTCCTCCACGACATCGGACGCGAAGCGGAGGACCGGTCGCGCGGCCGGCTCTGCCATGCCCGCAGCGGCGCGGCCCTGGCTCGGTCCATCCTCGAGCGCCAGGGCTGCGACCGGGCCGTGATCCGGGCCGTGGCCGGCTGCATCCGGACCCACCGCTTCCGCCGCGGCGGCGCCCCGCGGACGCTCGAGGCCCGCATCCTCTTCGACGCCGACAAGCTCGACTCCATCGGGGCCGTGGGCGTCGGCCGGGCCTTCCTCTTCGCCGGCGAGGTCGGGGCCCGGCTCCACGACAAGGATATCGACGTCGCCCGAACGAAACCCTATTCTCGGGAAGACACGGCCTACCGGGAGTATCTGGTCAAGCTCGGCCGGGTCCGGGACCGCATGACGACCCGGGAGGGGCGGCGCCTGGCCGCCGGCCGGCACCGCTTCATGGCCGCCTTTTTCGCCCGGTTGAACAAGGAGACGGACGGGACCCTCTGA
- a CDS encoding diguanylate cyclase: MHISYYALSLFVGAMIAGLVAVVASRRAATPIGRSLAMLMAAVFVWSLAAAVEAYVPGQDSQVLMSKIAYLGIATVPGLIFLFAFRFLHPGQTVSRGWSLALWAVPALTIVMAFTNDRHHLLWSSITPGPDGAAGPLIYGHGSYFAVHVGYSYALLFAAAGLFIAAAVRFKGLFRRQALALLLAFALPTAANVSYISGFSFSERGYDFTPVGFAFSGFFLLWAMFRLQLVDIVPVARERVIESMGESLLILDEAGRLAAANPAARRLIAEAGGPAEDVPEGKLLGKPAGELVPGWPELAAALREPASAEREIVFRNGAPRSFDLRLSPLLSHTTLVTGWVAILYDITRIKNAETAAIEARNIAETLRQAGLTLSSKLDFNQISALILDLLRRVIPYDIGAFMTVDGSELRLAAIKRPTEHRNLIGETYPLAGSRLCNIAVQRMHPLISAIAGPEDILLPIRPDLGVHSFLGVPVVFRDQVIGLIALYNQGERAFAEENAQIAELFASQVAIAMDNSRRLEQMEKQAITDGLTGLYNRRAFALAGEKEVGRARRYQRPLALIFFDIDHFKDVNDSHGHLIGDHVLRVLTDLVTRTTRATDIVCRYGGEEFIALMPEADRDEALAMAERLRQEISRMTVVTAGGTLSLTVSLGVAALRREEDETLEDLIARADRAMYQAKAAGRNTVRG; this comes from the coding sequence ATGCACATCAGCTATTACGCCCTCAGCCTGTTCGTCGGCGCGATGATCGCCGGGCTGGTCGCCGTCGTCGCCTCACGGCGGGCCGCCACGCCCATCGGGCGCTCCCTGGCCATGCTCATGGCCGCTGTCTTCGTCTGGTCGCTGGCCGCGGCCGTGGAAGCGTATGTGCCCGGCCAGGACAGCCAGGTGCTGATGTCAAAGATCGCGTACCTCGGCATCGCCACGGTCCCCGGCCTGATCTTCCTTTTCGCCTTCAGGTTCCTGCATCCCGGCCAGACCGTCTCCCGGGGCTGGTCCCTGGCCCTCTGGGCCGTCCCGGCGCTGACGATCGTCATGGCGTTCACGAACGACCGGCACCATCTCCTCTGGTCGAGCATCACGCCGGGCCCGGACGGAGCGGCCGGCCCCCTGATCTATGGGCACGGATCCTACTTCGCCGTCCACGTCGGTTACTCGTATGCCCTCCTCTTCGCCGCCGCCGGCCTCTTCATCGCGGCCGCGGTCCGGTTCAAGGGGCTCTTCCGCCGGCAGGCCCTGGCTCTGCTCCTGGCCTTCGCCCTCCCGACGGCGGCCAATGTCTCTTACATCTCCGGGTTCTCCTTCTCGGAAAGGGGCTACGATTTCACGCCGGTGGGCTTCGCCTTCTCGGGGTTCTTCCTCCTCTGGGCCATGTTCCGGCTCCAACTCGTCGATATCGTGCCCGTGGCCCGGGAGCGCGTCATCGAGAGCATGGGCGAATCGCTCCTAATCCTCGACGAGGCCGGGCGGCTGGCCGCGGCCAATCCGGCCGCTCGCCGGCTGATCGCCGAAGCCGGCGGCCCGGCCGAGGACGTGCCTGAGGGCAAGCTGCTGGGCAAGCCGGCCGGGGAGCTCGTGCCCGGCTGGCCGGAGCTGGCGGCGGCCCTCCGCGAGCCGGCCTCCGCCGAGCGCGAGATCGTCTTCCGGAACGGCGCCCCGCGCTCGTTCGACCTGCGCCTGTCCCCTCTTCTCAGCCACACGACCCTGGTGACGGGCTGGGTGGCCATCCTCTACGACATCACCCGGATCAAGAACGCGGAGACCGCGGCTATCGAGGCCCGCAACATCGCCGAAACGCTCCGGCAGGCCGGCCTGACGCTGAGCTCGAAGCTGGACTTCAATCAGATCTCCGCGCTTATCCTCGACCTCCTGCGGCGCGTCATCCCCTATGACATCGGCGCGTTCATGACCGTCGATGGGAGCGAGCTGCGGCTGGCGGCCATCAAGCGGCCGACGGAGCACCGGAACCTCATCGGCGAAACCTATCCCCTGGCCGGGTCGCGGCTCTGCAACATCGCCGTGCAGAGGATGCATCCTCTGATCAGCGCCATCGCCGGCCCCGAGGACATCCTGCTGCCGATCCGGCCGGATCTGGGCGTTCATTCGTTCCTCGGCGTCCCGGTCGTCTTCCGTGACCAGGTCATCGGGCTCATCGCCCTCTACAACCAGGGCGAGCGGGCCTTCGCCGAGGAGAACGCCCAGATCGCCGAGCTCTTCGCCAGCCAGGTGGCCATCGCCATGGACAACTCCCGGCGGCTCGAGCAGATGGAGAAGCAGGCCATCACCGACGGGCTGACCGGGCTCTACAACCGGCGGGCCTTCGCCCTCGCCGGCGAGAAAGAGGTCGGGCGCGCCCGGCGTTACCAGCGGCCTCTGGCCCTCATCTTTTTCGATATCGACCATTTCAAGGACGTCAACGATTCCCACGGCCACCTCATCGGCGACCACGTCCTGCGCGTCCTGACCGATCTGGTCACGCGGACGACGCGGGCGACCGACATCGTTTGCCGCTACGGCGGCGAGGAGTTCATCGCCCTGATGCCGGAAGCCGACCGGGACGAGGCCCTGGCCATGGCCGAGCGGCTGCGGCAGGAGATCTCCCGGATGACCGTCGTCACGGCCGGAGGGACGCTTTCCCTGACGGTCAGCCTGGGCGTCGCCGCGCTGCGCCGCGAGGAGGACGAGACCCTCGAGGACCTCATCGCCCGCGCCGACCGGGCCATGTACCAGGCCAAGGCCGCCGGCCGGAACACCGTGCGCGGCTGA
- a CDS encoding DUF1015 family protein gives MAHIRPFRGVRPRKDIAHLVAAPPYDVLTSEEAREMAAGNPYSFLHVGKPEIDLPPATDLYADAVYAKGKENFERFLREGTIVQDKTRDFYIYQQVWGEHVQVGLVAAASCQDYLDNVIKKHELTRIDKENDRMRHIETLGAQTGPVFLTYRRNDAVDALVAEAMRRAPEVDITTSDGVRHVFFVIDEPALVGRIQAAFAAIPCLYVADGHHRSAAATRIKVERDRERPGRTGEEEDNFFLAVIFPHSQMKILPYNRVVRDLNGLEPKAFLDRVAEKFVVRPDSPAVPVRSRDYAVFLDGRWFGLEARPGTYDPADPIGALDVSILQANLLAPILGIADPRTDKRIDFVGGIRGTAELERKVRGGGFRVAFSLYPTTIEQLFSVADSGKTMPPKSTWFEPKLKDGLVVHMIDE, from the coding sequence ATGGCCCATATCAGACCCTTCCGGGGCGTCCGTCCCCGCAAGGACATCGCCCATCTGGTCGCCGCCCCGCCCTACGACGTCCTGACGTCGGAGGAAGCGCGGGAGATGGCGGCCGGCAATCCCTATTCGTTCCTGCACGTCGGCAAGCCCGAGATCGACCTGCCCCCGGCGACCGATCTCTACGCGGACGCCGTCTACGCCAAAGGCAAGGAGAACTTCGAGCGCTTCCTCCGCGAGGGAACGATCGTCCAGGACAAGACCCGCGACTTCTATATCTACCAGCAGGTCTGGGGCGAACATGTCCAGGTCGGCCTCGTCGCCGCGGCCTCGTGCCAGGATTACCTCGACAACGTGATCAAGAAGCACGAGCTGACCCGCATCGACAAGGAAAACGACCGCATGCGCCACATCGAGACGCTCGGCGCCCAGACCGGGCCGGTCTTCCTGACCTACCGGCGCAACGACGCCGTCGACGCCCTCGTCGCCGAAGCCATGCGCCGCGCTCCCGAGGTCGACATCACGACGTCCGACGGCGTCCGCCACGTCTTCTTCGTGATCGACGAGCCGGCCCTGGTCGGCCGGATACAGGCCGCCTTCGCCGCGATCCCCTGCCTCTACGTCGCCGACGGCCACCACCGCTCGGCGGCCGCGACGCGGATCAAGGTCGAACGGGACCGCGAGCGGCCGGGCCGGACCGGGGAGGAAGAGGACAACTTCTTCCTGGCCGTCATCTTCCCCCACAGCCAGATGAAGATCCTGCCTTACAACCGGGTCGTCCGCGACCTCAACGGCCTCGAGCCGAAGGCCTTCCTGGACCGGGTCGCGGAGAAGTTCGTCGTCCGGCCGGACAGCCCCGCTGTCCCCGTCCGGAGCCGGGATTACGCCGTATTCCTCGACGGCCGCTGGTTCGGCCTCGAAGCCAGGCCGGGGACGTACGATCCGGCCGATCCCATCGGCGCCCTCGACGTCTCGATCCTGCAGGCGAACCTCCTCGCGCCCATCCTCGGGATCGCCGATCCCCGTACGGACAAGCGGATCGATTTCGTCGGCGGCATCCGCGGCACGGCCGAGCTCGAGCGCAAGGTCCGCGGCGGCGGCTTCCGCGTCGCCTTCTCGCTCTACCCGACGACCATCGAGCAGCTCTTCTCCGTGGCCGACTCCGGCAAGACCATGCCGCCGAAGTCGACCTGGTTCGAGCCCAAGCTCAAGGACGGCCTCGTCGTCCACATGATCGACGAATGA
- a CDS encoding isocitrate lyase/PEP mutase family protein, with protein sequence MKKSTILRKAIMERRAVAVPGCHDALSAKAIEKAGFEAIQVSGYGLAGSYLCKPDVGLIRMKDVMDITWNIAQAVNIPVMADMDTGGGNAVNAAWLTERLIAMGVAGMNLEDQIFPKRCGHMAGKEVISAEEMAGKIRACAQVRDRLDKDFIINARTDVFAGMGIDEAIRRCNMYLAAGADLAFIDGIRSRADIEKAIKGIKGPLSVNLMDAVSGMKTELIPIPELAKMGVGRVSIPVASIMVAQKALMNFFQALKASPTGILAGQTQWVASFEEYTDFVGLKDYRAMENEYLPKERIEGKYKGTAKIVG encoded by the coding sequence ATGAAGAAATCCACAATCCTGCGCAAAGCCATCATGGAACGCCGGGCCGTGGCCGTCCCCGGCTGTCACGACGCACTGAGCGCCAAGGCCATCGAGAAGGCCGGCTTCGAGGCCATCCAGGTCTCGGGCTACGGGCTGGCCGGATCTTACCTGTGCAAGCCCGACGTCGGCCTCATCCGGATGAAGGACGTCATGGACATCACCTGGAACATCGCCCAGGCCGTGAACATCCCGGTCATGGCCGACATGGACACCGGCGGCGGCAACGCCGTCAACGCCGCCTGGCTGACCGAGCGGCTGATCGCCATGGGCGTCGCCGGCATGAATCTCGAGGACCAGATCTTCCCCAAGCGCTGCGGCCACATGGCCGGCAAGGAAGTCATCAGCGCCGAGGAGATGGCCGGCAAGATCAGGGCCTGCGCCCAGGTCCGTGACCGGCTGGACAAGGACTTCATCATCAATGCCCGGACCGACGTCTTTGCCGGCATGGGCATCGACGAGGCCATCCGGCGCTGCAACATGTACCTCGCAGCCGGGGCCGACCTGGCCTTCATCGACGGCATCAGGAGCCGGGCCGACATCGAAAAGGCCATCAAGGGCATCAAGGGACCGCTGTCGGTCAACCTGATGGACGCCGTCAGCGGCATGAAGACCGAGCTCATCCCCATCCCCGAGCTGGCGAAAATGGGCGTCGGCCGCGTCTCCATCCCCGTGGCCTCGATCATGGTCGCCCAGAAGGCGCTGATGAATTTCTTCCAGGCGCTCAAGGCGTCCCCGACCGGCATCCTGGCCGGCCAGACCCAGTGGGTGGCCTCATTCGAGGAGTACACCGACTTCGTCGGCCTCAAGGACTACCGGGCGATGGAAAATGAGTACCTGCCCAAGGAACGCATCGAAGGCAAATACAAGGGCACGGCGAAGATCGTCGGCTGA
- a CDS encoding MFS transporter: MKKKILLSASLFHPLTDAATVITPMVFPLLLAQKFLITNYAQIGVLSNLGLLTSLVVQFLVVRLSFRKEYRTLMVLSGLGLCASLAVIPLARSYAALLFLFLALRICASFYHPIVIAWVSKSQAGSGRELDDAMGIQSGSGNLGVGLAYLTVGFLAQRWGWRTPHFVWAVFGLVLAGLGAWILRGVSSRSEERPSLKPASWWRSLRSIRRFVPGFFFGGAGWSVAVYYAPSLLNRKYGIPMGQTGLFLALWIGLGTVTGYGYGVWSRRFGRKPVFLASLGGAAAALFMLGFAPTRGLAVAGLLAFGGFLLMTYPSLHTFVGSSVPAAGQTMAFSWVSNIQLVSGALVSLVSGILSDVLGIAFPFVFTGVVSLVVLAFYAPRGPEFFGGKMQGRAGSPVSREGAV; this comes from the coding sequence GTGAAAAAGAAGATCCTGCTGTCGGCCTCGCTCTTTCACCCCCTGACCGACGCGGCCACGGTCATCACGCCGATGGTCTTTCCCCTCCTGCTGGCCCAAAAGTTCCTGATCACCAACTACGCCCAGATCGGCGTGCTGTCCAACCTCGGCCTGCTGACCTCGCTCGTCGTCCAGTTCCTGGTCGTCCGGCTGTCGTTCCGGAAGGAGTACCGCACCCTGATGGTCCTCAGCGGGCTGGGGCTGTGCGCTTCGCTCGCCGTCATCCCGCTGGCCCGGTCCTACGCCGCGCTGCTGTTCCTCTTCCTGGCGCTGCGGATCTGCGCCAGCTTCTATCACCCCATCGTCATCGCCTGGGTCTCCAAATCGCAGGCCGGGTCGGGCCGGGAGCTCGACGACGCCATGGGCATCCAGAGCGGTTCGGGCAACCTCGGCGTCGGCCTGGCCTACCTGACCGTGGGCTTCCTGGCCCAGCGCTGGGGCTGGCGCACCCCTCATTTCGTCTGGGCCGTCTTCGGCCTGGTCCTGGCCGGGCTCGGGGCCTGGATCCTGCGCGGCGTCTCGTCCCGGAGCGAGGAGCGGCCGTCCCTCAAGCCGGCCAGCTGGTGGCGTTCGCTCCGGTCCATCCGACGGTTCGTGCCGGGGTTCTTCTTCGGCGGGGCCGGCTGGTCCGTGGCCGTCTACTATGCCCCCTCGCTCCTCAACCGCAAGTACGGCATCCCCATGGGCCAGACCGGCCTGTTCCTGGCCCTCTGGATCGGGCTGGGGACCGTGACCGGGTACGGCTACGGTGTCTGGAGCCGCCGCTTCGGGCGCAAGCCCGTCTTCCTGGCCAGCCTGGGCGGCGCCGCGGCGGCGCTCTTCATGCTGGGCTTCGCCCCGACCCGGGGCCTGGCCGTGGCCGGCCTGCTCGCCTTCGGGGGCTTCCTGCTGATGACCTACCCCTCGCTCCACACCTTCGTCGGCTCGAGCGTTCCCGCGGCCGGCCAGACCATGGCCTTCAGCTGGGTCAGCAACATCCAGCTCGTCTCCGGGGCGCTGGTCAGCCTGGTCTCCGGCATCCTGTCCGACGTTCTCGGCATCGCCTTCCCGTTCGTCTTCACCGGCGTCGTCTCGCTCGTCGTGCTGGCCTTCTACGCGCCGCGCGGGCCGGAGTTCTTCGGCGGGAAGATGCAGGGACGGGCCGGATCGCCCGTGTCCCGGGAAGGCGCCGTTTAG
- a CDS encoding BtrH N-terminal domain-containing protein gives MSLAPFPNFRFFRTHHCVTGSMRHIYDFHGHPISEEMLLGLGAGVSFVYWHAKGQPPFIGGRGNAGRPGEEGLEKTAGRRTGVLVASFRTASAKKAEAALLEMLGAGRPVMLQVDMGYLPYFDFHGKEYHFGGHVVVACGFDPAGGEVLIADRDGVPHPVALQVLAEARASKHRPFPPDHRWYAFDFGGKHQPAAEEVRRAVAEQAKAMLEPPISNLGIEGIRKAAARTPKWPDVMGGDALRDALLNAWIFISPTGGSGGGLFRLMFSRFLREAAAADGDEMLTVCADQFKDIGDRWEALGRWFLDASRATAPASRMGECASPLLALADREEAAWKRLREWAGA, from the coding sequence ATGAGTCTCGCGCCTTTCCCCAATTTCCGATTCTTCAGGACGCATCATTGCGTCACGGGATCGATGCGGCACATCTATGATTTCCACGGCCACCCGATCAGCGAAGAGATGCTGCTCGGACTCGGAGCCGGAGTGAGTTTCGTTTATTGGCACGCCAAAGGCCAACCGCCGTTTATCGGAGGGCGGGGCAACGCGGGGAGGCCCGGTGAGGAGGGATTGGAAAAAACAGCCGGACGGCGAACCGGAGTCCTGGTCGCATCTTTTCGCACCGCCAGCGCTAAAAAGGCGGAAGCGGCTCTGCTCGAGATGCTCGGCGCAGGACGGCCGGTGATGCTGCAGGTGGATATGGGCTATCTACCCTATTTCGATTTCCACGGCAAAGAGTATCATTTCGGCGGGCATGTGGTCGTGGCCTGCGGGTTCGATCCGGCTGGAGGCGAGGTTTTGATCGCCGACCGGGACGGCGTCCCGCATCCGGTGGCGCTCCAGGTCCTGGCCGAAGCGCGCGCTTCGAAACATCGGCCTTTTCCACCCGATCATCGATGGTACGCCTTCGATTTCGGCGGCAAGCACCAACCGGCTGCGGAAGAAGTCCGGCGGGCCGTCGCCGAACAAGCGAAAGCCATGCTGGAGCCGCCCATCTCCAACCTCGGCATCGAGGGCATCCGCAAAGCGGCGGCGAGAACGCCAAAATGGCCGGACGTCATGGGTGGAGATGCTCTGCGCGACGCGCTGCTCAACGCCTGGATTTTCATTTCTCCCACGGGCGGATCGGGCGGCGGCCTCTTCCGGCTGATGTTCAGCCGTTTTCTGCGTGAGGCGGCGGCCGCCGACGGAGACGAGATGCTGACGGTCTGCGCCGATCAATTCAAGGACATCGGCGACCGCTGGGAAGCGCTGGGCCGGTGGTTTCTCGACGCTTCGCGAGCCACCGCCCCGGCCTCACGAATGGGCGAGTGCGCGTCTCCTCTGCTGGCTCTGGCCGACCGGGAAGAGGCCGCCTGGAAGCGTCTGCGCGAATGGGCCGGAGCCTGA